In Miscanthus floridulus cultivar M001 chromosome 5, ASM1932011v1, whole genome shotgun sequence, one genomic interval encodes:
- the LOC136450014 gene encoding cleavage and polyadenylation specificity factor subunit 2-like isoform X1, with product MHSIFLSKIYTQQVAPTVDAVLLSHPDMMHLGALPYAMKHLGLSAPVYATEPVFRLGLLTMYDHFLSRWQVSDFDLFTLDDVDAAFQNVVRLKYSQNYLLNDKGEGIVIAPHVAGHLLGGTVWKITKDGEDVVYAVDFNHRKERHLNGTVLGSFVRPAVLITDAYNALNNQGYRKKQDQDFIDSLIKVLATGGSVLVPVDTAGRVLELLLLLDTYWDERRLQYPIYFLTNVSTSTVDYVKSFLEWMGDQIAKSFESSRANAFLLKKVTLIINKEELEKLGDAPKVVLASMASLEVGFSHDIFVEMANEARNLVLFTEKGQFGTLARMLQVDPPPKAVKVTMSKRIPLVGDELKAYEEEQERIKKEKALKASLVKEEELKASLGSIAKASDPMVIDASSSRKSANAGSHFGGNTDILIDGFVPPSTSVAPMFPFFENTAEWDDFGEVINPDDYMMKQEEMDNTLMLGPGDGLDGKIDDGSARLLLDSTPSEVISNEMTVQVKCSLVYMDFEGRSDGRSVKSVIAHVAPLKLILVHGSAEATEHLKMHCAKNLDLHVYAPQIEETIDVTSDLCAYKVQLSEKLMSNIISKKLGEHEIAWVDAEVGKEDEKLILLPPSSTPPPHKPVLVGDLKLSDFKQFLENKGWQVEFAGGALRCGEYIMVRKIGDSSQKGSAGSQQIVIEGPLCEDYYKIRELLYSQFYLL from the exons ATGCACTCCATTTTTCTTTCCAAAATCTACACTCAGCA GGTTGCACCAACTGTAGATGCTGTTCTTTTGTCACATCCTGACATGATGCATCTAGGAGCTTTGCCTTATGCTATGAAACATCTTGGGCTCTCTGCACCAGTTTATGCAACAGAACCCGTGTTTAGACTTGGCCTTTTGACCATGTACGACCATTTCCTATCTCGATGG CAAGTTTCAGACTTTGACTTGTTTACTTTGGATGATGTTGATGCTGCATTCCAAAATGTTGTGAGATTGAAATACTCACAAAATTACCTTCTGAATG ATAAAGGTGAAGGGATTGTTATTGCTCCACATGTGGCTGGGCATCTTTTGGGGGGGACAgtgtggaagatcacaaaagacGGGGAGGATGTTGTGTACGCTGTTGACTTCAACCATCGGAAAGAGAG GCATTTGAATGGCACCGTTCTTGGATCTTTCGTGCGGCCAGCTGTTCTGATAACCGATGCTTACAATGCTTTGAACAATCAAGGTTATAGAAAAAAGCAAGATCAAGATTTCATTG ATTCATTAATTAAAGTTCTAGCAACTGGTGGAAGTGTGCTAGTTCCTGTTGATACGGCTGGTAGAGTGTTGGAACTTCTTTTGTTATTGGACACG TACTGGGATGAACGGCGATTGCAGTACCCTATCTACTTTCTAACAAATGTGTCGACAAGTACTGTTGACTATGTCAAGAGTTTTCTTGAATGGATGGGTGATCAGATAGCAAAATCTTTTGAAAGCAGTAGAGCCAACGCCTTCTTGTTAAA AAAGGTCACGCTGATAATTAACAAAGAAGAACTTGAGAAATTGGGAGATGCTCCAAAG GTGGTTCTAGCATCCATGGCAAGTTTGGAGGTTGGCTTTTCTCATGACATATTTGTTGAGATGGCAAATGAAGCAAGAAATCTAGTGCTCTTTACTGAGAAGGGACAG TTTGGGACACTGGCTCGAATGCTCCAAGTGGACCCACCCCCTAAAGCTGTAAAGGTCACTATGAGCAAGCGCATTCCTTTGGTGGGTGATGAGCTAAAGGCTTATGAAGAAGAACAGGAAcggataaaaaaagaaaaagcgcTAAAGGCTAGCCTTGTCAAAGAAGAGGAGCTGAAGGCTTCTCTTGGATCAATTGCAAAGGCTTCTGACCCAATGGTCATTGATGCAAGCTCATCTCGAAAATCTGCGAATG CTGGTTCACATTTTGGTGGGAACACTGATATTCTCATTGATGGATTTGTACCTCCTTCAACCAGTGTTGCTCCAATGTTTCCCTTTTTTGAAAACACTGCTGAATGGGATGACTTTGGTGAGGTCATCAACCCTGATGATTATATGATGAAACAAGAAGAAATGGATAATACTCTGATGCTT GGTCCTGGAGATGGTTTAGATGGTAAGATTGATGATGGCTCAGCACGGCTGCTTCTTGATTCAACACCCTCAGAAGTCATTTCCAATGAGATGACT GTTCAAGTGAAATGCTCATTGGTTTATATGGACTTTGAAGGTCGCTCTGATGGGCGTTCTGTAAAATCAGTTATTGCTCATGTGGCTCCATTGAAACTT ATTCTGGTGCATGGATCAGCGGAAGCAACTGAACATTTGAAAATGCATTGCGCAAAGAATTTAGACTTGCATGTTTATGCTCCTCAGATTGAGGAAACAATTGATGTAACATCAGATTTATGTGCTTATAAG GTCCAACTTTCAGAGAAGTTAATGAGTAACATCATTTCTAAGAAG TTGGGTGAGCATGAAATTGCTTGGGTGGATGCAGAAGTTGGAAAAGAAGATGAGAAGCTTATTTTGCTCCCCCCATCATCAACACCACCACCCCACAAGCCAGTTCTTGTGGGTGATCTAAAATTGTCCGATTTTAAACAATTTTTGGAAAATAAAGGCTGGCAG GTTGAATTTGCCGGAGGTGCTTTACGGTGTGGCGAATACATCATGGTGCGCAAAATTGGAGATTCTAGCCAAAAG GGCAGCGCAGGGTCTCAGCAGATCGTCATTGAGGGCCCACTCTGTGAGGACTATTACAAGATCAGGGAGCTTCTGTACTCGCAGTTCTACTTGCTGTGA
- the LOC136450014 gene encoding cleavage and polyadenylation specificity factor subunit 2-like isoform X2: MHSIFLSKIYTQQVAPTVDAVLLSHPDMMHLGALPYAMKHLGLSAPVYATEPVFRLGLLTMYDHFLSRWQVSDFDLFTLDDVDAAFQNVVRLKYSQNYLLNGEGIVIAPHVAGHLLGGTVWKITKDGEDVVYAVDFNHRKERHLNGTVLGSFVRPAVLITDAYNALNNQGYRKKQDQDFIDSLIKVLATGGSVLVPVDTAGRVLELLLLLDTYWDERRLQYPIYFLTNVSTSTVDYVKSFLEWMGDQIAKSFESSRANAFLLKKVTLIINKEELEKLGDAPKVVLASMASLEVGFSHDIFVEMANEARNLVLFTEKGQFGTLARMLQVDPPPKAVKVTMSKRIPLVGDELKAYEEEQERIKKEKALKASLVKEEELKASLGSIAKASDPMVIDASSSRKSANAGSHFGGNTDILIDGFVPPSTSVAPMFPFFENTAEWDDFGEVINPDDYMMKQEEMDNTLMLGPGDGLDGKIDDGSARLLLDSTPSEVISNEMTVQVKCSLVYMDFEGRSDGRSVKSVIAHVAPLKLILVHGSAEATEHLKMHCAKNLDLHVYAPQIEETIDVTSDLCAYKVQLSEKLMSNIISKKLGEHEIAWVDAEVGKEDEKLILLPPSSTPPPHKPVLVGDLKLSDFKQFLENKGWQVEFAGGALRCGEYIMVRKIGDSSQKGSAGSQQIVIEGPLCEDYYKIRELLYSQFYLL; encoded by the exons ATGCACTCCATTTTTCTTTCCAAAATCTACACTCAGCA GGTTGCACCAACTGTAGATGCTGTTCTTTTGTCACATCCTGACATGATGCATCTAGGAGCTTTGCCTTATGCTATGAAACATCTTGGGCTCTCTGCACCAGTTTATGCAACAGAACCCGTGTTTAGACTTGGCCTTTTGACCATGTACGACCATTTCCTATCTCGATGG CAAGTTTCAGACTTTGACTTGTTTACTTTGGATGATGTTGATGCTGCATTCCAAAATGTTGTGAGATTGAAATACTCACAAAATTACCTTCTGAATG GTGAAGGGATTGTTATTGCTCCACATGTGGCTGGGCATCTTTTGGGGGGGACAgtgtggaagatcacaaaagacGGGGAGGATGTTGTGTACGCTGTTGACTTCAACCATCGGAAAGAGAG GCATTTGAATGGCACCGTTCTTGGATCTTTCGTGCGGCCAGCTGTTCTGATAACCGATGCTTACAATGCTTTGAACAATCAAGGTTATAGAAAAAAGCAAGATCAAGATTTCATTG ATTCATTAATTAAAGTTCTAGCAACTGGTGGAAGTGTGCTAGTTCCTGTTGATACGGCTGGTAGAGTGTTGGAACTTCTTTTGTTATTGGACACG TACTGGGATGAACGGCGATTGCAGTACCCTATCTACTTTCTAACAAATGTGTCGACAAGTACTGTTGACTATGTCAAGAGTTTTCTTGAATGGATGGGTGATCAGATAGCAAAATCTTTTGAAAGCAGTAGAGCCAACGCCTTCTTGTTAAA AAAGGTCACGCTGATAATTAACAAAGAAGAACTTGAGAAATTGGGAGATGCTCCAAAG GTGGTTCTAGCATCCATGGCAAGTTTGGAGGTTGGCTTTTCTCATGACATATTTGTTGAGATGGCAAATGAAGCAAGAAATCTAGTGCTCTTTACTGAGAAGGGACAG TTTGGGACACTGGCTCGAATGCTCCAAGTGGACCCACCCCCTAAAGCTGTAAAGGTCACTATGAGCAAGCGCATTCCTTTGGTGGGTGATGAGCTAAAGGCTTATGAAGAAGAACAGGAAcggataaaaaaagaaaaagcgcTAAAGGCTAGCCTTGTCAAAGAAGAGGAGCTGAAGGCTTCTCTTGGATCAATTGCAAAGGCTTCTGACCCAATGGTCATTGATGCAAGCTCATCTCGAAAATCTGCGAATG CTGGTTCACATTTTGGTGGGAACACTGATATTCTCATTGATGGATTTGTACCTCCTTCAACCAGTGTTGCTCCAATGTTTCCCTTTTTTGAAAACACTGCTGAATGGGATGACTTTGGTGAGGTCATCAACCCTGATGATTATATGATGAAACAAGAAGAAATGGATAATACTCTGATGCTT GGTCCTGGAGATGGTTTAGATGGTAAGATTGATGATGGCTCAGCACGGCTGCTTCTTGATTCAACACCCTCAGAAGTCATTTCCAATGAGATGACT GTTCAAGTGAAATGCTCATTGGTTTATATGGACTTTGAAGGTCGCTCTGATGGGCGTTCTGTAAAATCAGTTATTGCTCATGTGGCTCCATTGAAACTT ATTCTGGTGCATGGATCAGCGGAAGCAACTGAACATTTGAAAATGCATTGCGCAAAGAATTTAGACTTGCATGTTTATGCTCCTCAGATTGAGGAAACAATTGATGTAACATCAGATTTATGTGCTTATAAG GTCCAACTTTCAGAGAAGTTAATGAGTAACATCATTTCTAAGAAG TTGGGTGAGCATGAAATTGCTTGGGTGGATGCAGAAGTTGGAAAAGAAGATGAGAAGCTTATTTTGCTCCCCCCATCATCAACACCACCACCCCACAAGCCAGTTCTTGTGGGTGATCTAAAATTGTCCGATTTTAAACAATTTTTGGAAAATAAAGGCTGGCAG GTTGAATTTGCCGGAGGTGCTTTACGGTGTGGCGAATACATCATGGTGCGCAAAATTGGAGATTCTAGCCAAAAG GGCAGCGCAGGGTCTCAGCAGATCGTCATTGAGGGCCCACTCTGTGAGGACTATTACAAGATCAGGGAGCTTCTGTACTCGCAGTTCTACTTGCTGTGA
- the LOC136450014 gene encoding cleavage and polyadenylation specificity factor subunit 2-like isoform X3 encodes MHSIFLSKIYTQQVAPTVDAVLLSHPDMMHLGALPYAMKHLGLSAPVYATEPVFRLGLLTMYDHFLSRWQVSDFDLFTLDDVDAAFQNVVRLKYSQNYLLNDKGEGIVIAPHVAGHLLGGTVWKITKDGEDVVYAVDFNHRKERHLNGTVLGSFVRPAVLITDAYNALNNQGYRKKQDQDFIDSLIKVLATGGSVLVPVDTAGRVLELLLLLDTYWDERRLQYPIYFLTNVSTSTVDYVKSFLEWMGDQIAKSFESSRANAFLLKKVTLIINKEELEKLGDAPKVVLASMASLEVGFSHDIFVEMANEARNLVLFTEKGQFGTLARMLQVDPPPKAVKVTMSKRIPLVGDELKAYEEEQERIKKEKALKASLVKEEELKASLGSIAKASDPMVIDASSSRKSANAGSHFGGNTDILIDGFVPPSTSVAPMFPFFENTAEWDDFGEVINPDDYMMKQEEMDNTLMLGPGDGLDGKIDDGSARLLLDSTPSEVISNEMTVQVKCSLVYMDFEGRSDGRSVKSVIAHVAPLKLILVHGSAEATEHLKMHCAKNLDLHVYAPQIEETIDVTSDLCAYKVQLSEKLMSNIISKKLGEHEIAWVDAEVGKEDEKLILLPPSSTPPPHKPVLVGDLKLSDFKQFLENKGWQGGPGASGRVLPPVTGRSRVRVAVSSHCTCKGKACH; translated from the exons ATGCACTCCATTTTTCTTTCCAAAATCTACACTCAGCA GGTTGCACCAACTGTAGATGCTGTTCTTTTGTCACATCCTGACATGATGCATCTAGGAGCTTTGCCTTATGCTATGAAACATCTTGGGCTCTCTGCACCAGTTTATGCAACAGAACCCGTGTTTAGACTTGGCCTTTTGACCATGTACGACCATTTCCTATCTCGATGG CAAGTTTCAGACTTTGACTTGTTTACTTTGGATGATGTTGATGCTGCATTCCAAAATGTTGTGAGATTGAAATACTCACAAAATTACCTTCTGAATG ATAAAGGTGAAGGGATTGTTATTGCTCCACATGTGGCTGGGCATCTTTTGGGGGGGACAgtgtggaagatcacaaaagacGGGGAGGATGTTGTGTACGCTGTTGACTTCAACCATCGGAAAGAGAG GCATTTGAATGGCACCGTTCTTGGATCTTTCGTGCGGCCAGCTGTTCTGATAACCGATGCTTACAATGCTTTGAACAATCAAGGTTATAGAAAAAAGCAAGATCAAGATTTCATTG ATTCATTAATTAAAGTTCTAGCAACTGGTGGAAGTGTGCTAGTTCCTGTTGATACGGCTGGTAGAGTGTTGGAACTTCTTTTGTTATTGGACACG TACTGGGATGAACGGCGATTGCAGTACCCTATCTACTTTCTAACAAATGTGTCGACAAGTACTGTTGACTATGTCAAGAGTTTTCTTGAATGGATGGGTGATCAGATAGCAAAATCTTTTGAAAGCAGTAGAGCCAACGCCTTCTTGTTAAA AAAGGTCACGCTGATAATTAACAAAGAAGAACTTGAGAAATTGGGAGATGCTCCAAAG GTGGTTCTAGCATCCATGGCAAGTTTGGAGGTTGGCTTTTCTCATGACATATTTGTTGAGATGGCAAATGAAGCAAGAAATCTAGTGCTCTTTACTGAGAAGGGACAG TTTGGGACACTGGCTCGAATGCTCCAAGTGGACCCACCCCCTAAAGCTGTAAAGGTCACTATGAGCAAGCGCATTCCTTTGGTGGGTGATGAGCTAAAGGCTTATGAAGAAGAACAGGAAcggataaaaaaagaaaaagcgcTAAAGGCTAGCCTTGTCAAAGAAGAGGAGCTGAAGGCTTCTCTTGGATCAATTGCAAAGGCTTCTGACCCAATGGTCATTGATGCAAGCTCATCTCGAAAATCTGCGAATG CTGGTTCACATTTTGGTGGGAACACTGATATTCTCATTGATGGATTTGTACCTCCTTCAACCAGTGTTGCTCCAATGTTTCCCTTTTTTGAAAACACTGCTGAATGGGATGACTTTGGTGAGGTCATCAACCCTGATGATTATATGATGAAACAAGAAGAAATGGATAATACTCTGATGCTT GGTCCTGGAGATGGTTTAGATGGTAAGATTGATGATGGCTCAGCACGGCTGCTTCTTGATTCAACACCCTCAGAAGTCATTTCCAATGAGATGACT GTTCAAGTGAAATGCTCATTGGTTTATATGGACTTTGAAGGTCGCTCTGATGGGCGTTCTGTAAAATCAGTTATTGCTCATGTGGCTCCATTGAAACTT ATTCTGGTGCATGGATCAGCGGAAGCAACTGAACATTTGAAAATGCATTGCGCAAAGAATTTAGACTTGCATGTTTATGCTCCTCAGATTGAGGAAACAATTGATGTAACATCAGATTTATGTGCTTATAAG GTCCAACTTTCAGAGAAGTTAATGAGTAACATCATTTCTAAGAAG TTGGGTGAGCATGAAATTGCTTGGGTGGATGCAGAAGTTGGAAAAGAAGATGAGAAGCTTATTTTGCTCCCCCCATCATCAACACCACCACCCCACAAGCCAGTTCTTGTGGGTGATCTAAAATTGTCCGATTTTAAACAATTTTTGGAAAATAAAGGCTGGCAG ggcgggcctggtgcaagcggtagagtcttaccgcctgtgaccggaaggtcccgggttcgagtcgcggtctcctcgcattgcacatgcaagggtaaggcttgccactga
- the LOC136450014 gene encoding cleavage and polyadenylation specificity factor subunit 2-like isoform X5 — translation MHSIFLSKIYTQQVAPTVDAVLLSHPDMMHLGALPYAMKHLGLSAPVYATEPVFRLGLLTMYDHFLSRWQVSDFDLFTLDDVDAAFQNVVRLKYSQNYLLNDKGEGIVIAPHVAGHLLGGTVWKITKDGEDVVYAVDFNHRKERHLNGTVLGSFVRPAVLITDAYNALNNQGYRKKQDQDFIDSLIKVLATGGSVLVPVDTAGRVLELLLLLDTYWDERRLQYPIYFLTNVSTSTVDYVKSFLEWMGDQIAKSFESSRANAFLLKKVTLIINKEELEKLGDAPKVVLASMASLEVGFSHDIFVEMANEARNLVLFTEKGQFGTLARMLQVDPPPKAVKVTMSKRIPLVGDELKAYEEEQERIKKEKALKASLVKEEELKASLGSIAKASDPMVIDASSSRKSANAGSHFGGNTDILIDGFVPPSTSVAPMFPFFENTAEWDDFGEVINPDDYMMKQEEMDNTLMLGPGDGLDGKIDDGSARLLLDSTPSEVISNEMTVQVKCSLVYMDFEGRSDGRSVKSVIAHVAPLKLILVHGSAEATEHLKMHCAKNLDLHVYAPQIEETIDVTSDLCAYKVQLSEKLMSNIISKKVIIKITNTSMVCSWVSMKLLGWMQKLEKKMRSLFCSPHHQHHHPTSQFLWVI, via the exons ATGCACTCCATTTTTCTTTCCAAAATCTACACTCAGCA GGTTGCACCAACTGTAGATGCTGTTCTTTTGTCACATCCTGACATGATGCATCTAGGAGCTTTGCCTTATGCTATGAAACATCTTGGGCTCTCTGCACCAGTTTATGCAACAGAACCCGTGTTTAGACTTGGCCTTTTGACCATGTACGACCATTTCCTATCTCGATGG CAAGTTTCAGACTTTGACTTGTTTACTTTGGATGATGTTGATGCTGCATTCCAAAATGTTGTGAGATTGAAATACTCACAAAATTACCTTCTGAATG ATAAAGGTGAAGGGATTGTTATTGCTCCACATGTGGCTGGGCATCTTTTGGGGGGGACAgtgtggaagatcacaaaagacGGGGAGGATGTTGTGTACGCTGTTGACTTCAACCATCGGAAAGAGAG GCATTTGAATGGCACCGTTCTTGGATCTTTCGTGCGGCCAGCTGTTCTGATAACCGATGCTTACAATGCTTTGAACAATCAAGGTTATAGAAAAAAGCAAGATCAAGATTTCATTG ATTCATTAATTAAAGTTCTAGCAACTGGTGGAAGTGTGCTAGTTCCTGTTGATACGGCTGGTAGAGTGTTGGAACTTCTTTTGTTATTGGACACG TACTGGGATGAACGGCGATTGCAGTACCCTATCTACTTTCTAACAAATGTGTCGACAAGTACTGTTGACTATGTCAAGAGTTTTCTTGAATGGATGGGTGATCAGATAGCAAAATCTTTTGAAAGCAGTAGAGCCAACGCCTTCTTGTTAAA AAAGGTCACGCTGATAATTAACAAAGAAGAACTTGAGAAATTGGGAGATGCTCCAAAG GTGGTTCTAGCATCCATGGCAAGTTTGGAGGTTGGCTTTTCTCATGACATATTTGTTGAGATGGCAAATGAAGCAAGAAATCTAGTGCTCTTTACTGAGAAGGGACAG TTTGGGACACTGGCTCGAATGCTCCAAGTGGACCCACCCCCTAAAGCTGTAAAGGTCACTATGAGCAAGCGCATTCCTTTGGTGGGTGATGAGCTAAAGGCTTATGAAGAAGAACAGGAAcggataaaaaaagaaaaagcgcTAAAGGCTAGCCTTGTCAAAGAAGAGGAGCTGAAGGCTTCTCTTGGATCAATTGCAAAGGCTTCTGACCCAATGGTCATTGATGCAAGCTCATCTCGAAAATCTGCGAATG CTGGTTCACATTTTGGTGGGAACACTGATATTCTCATTGATGGATTTGTACCTCCTTCAACCAGTGTTGCTCCAATGTTTCCCTTTTTTGAAAACACTGCTGAATGGGATGACTTTGGTGAGGTCATCAACCCTGATGATTATATGATGAAACAAGAAGAAATGGATAATACTCTGATGCTT GGTCCTGGAGATGGTTTAGATGGTAAGATTGATGATGGCTCAGCACGGCTGCTTCTTGATTCAACACCCTCAGAAGTCATTTCCAATGAGATGACT GTTCAAGTGAAATGCTCATTGGTTTATATGGACTTTGAAGGTCGCTCTGATGGGCGTTCTGTAAAATCAGTTATTGCTCATGTGGCTCCATTGAAACTT ATTCTGGTGCATGGATCAGCGGAAGCAACTGAACATTTGAAAATGCATTGCGCAAAGAATTTAGACTTGCATGTTTATGCTCCTCAGATTGAGGAAACAATTGATGTAACATCAGATTTATGTGCTTATAAG GTCCAACTTTCAGAGAAGTTAATGAGTAACATCATTTCTAAGAAG GTCATCATTAAAATCACTAACACCAGCATGGTCTGCAGTTGGGTGAGCATGAAATTGCTTGGGTGGATGCAGAAGTTGGAAAAGAAGATGAGAAGCTTATTTTGCTCCCCCCATCATCAACACCACCACCCCACAAGCCAGTTCTTGTGGGTGATCTAA
- the LOC136450014 gene encoding cleavage and polyadenylation specificity factor subunit 2-like isoform X4 — MHSIFLSKIYTQQVAPTVDAVLLSHPDMMHLGALPYAMKHLGLSAPVYATEPVFRLGLLTMYDHFLSRWQVSDFDLFTLDDVDAAFQNVVRLKYSQNYLLNDKGEGIVIAPHVAGHLLGGTVWKITKDGEDVVYAVDFNHRKERHLNGTVLGSFVRPAVLITDAYNALNNQGYRKKQDQDFIDSLIKVLATGGSVLVPVDTAGRVLELLLLLDTYWDERRLQYPIYFLTNVSTSTVDYVKSFLEWMGDQIAKSFESSRANAFLLKKVTLIINKEELEKLGDAPKVVLASMASLEVGFSHDIFVEMANEARNLVLFTEKGQFGTLARMLQVDPPPKAVKVTMSKRIPLVGDELKAYEEEQERIKKEKALKASLVKEEELKASLGSIAKASDPMVIDASSSRKSANAGSHFGGNTDILIDGFVPPSTSVAPMFPFFENTAEWDDFGEVINPDDYMMKQEEMDNTLMLGPGDGLDGKIDDGSARLLLDSTPSEVISNEMTVQVKCSLVYMDFEGRSDGRSVKSVIAHVAPLKLILVHGSAEATEHLKMHCAKNLDLHVYAPQIEETIDVTSDLCAYKVQLSEKLMSNIISKKDLSPQPDNNSFDAWWASTNSGVDDQTKKGLNSIIILGAWSIWNHRNCCVFDGIQPSLSSALVSVKDEFLLWSLAGARGISNLLALVPANA; from the exons ATGCACTCCATTTTTCTTTCCAAAATCTACACTCAGCA GGTTGCACCAACTGTAGATGCTGTTCTTTTGTCACATCCTGACATGATGCATCTAGGAGCTTTGCCTTATGCTATGAAACATCTTGGGCTCTCTGCACCAGTTTATGCAACAGAACCCGTGTTTAGACTTGGCCTTTTGACCATGTACGACCATTTCCTATCTCGATGG CAAGTTTCAGACTTTGACTTGTTTACTTTGGATGATGTTGATGCTGCATTCCAAAATGTTGTGAGATTGAAATACTCACAAAATTACCTTCTGAATG ATAAAGGTGAAGGGATTGTTATTGCTCCACATGTGGCTGGGCATCTTTTGGGGGGGACAgtgtggaagatcacaaaagacGGGGAGGATGTTGTGTACGCTGTTGACTTCAACCATCGGAAAGAGAG GCATTTGAATGGCACCGTTCTTGGATCTTTCGTGCGGCCAGCTGTTCTGATAACCGATGCTTACAATGCTTTGAACAATCAAGGTTATAGAAAAAAGCAAGATCAAGATTTCATTG ATTCATTAATTAAAGTTCTAGCAACTGGTGGAAGTGTGCTAGTTCCTGTTGATACGGCTGGTAGAGTGTTGGAACTTCTTTTGTTATTGGACACG TACTGGGATGAACGGCGATTGCAGTACCCTATCTACTTTCTAACAAATGTGTCGACAAGTACTGTTGACTATGTCAAGAGTTTTCTTGAATGGATGGGTGATCAGATAGCAAAATCTTTTGAAAGCAGTAGAGCCAACGCCTTCTTGTTAAA AAAGGTCACGCTGATAATTAACAAAGAAGAACTTGAGAAATTGGGAGATGCTCCAAAG GTGGTTCTAGCATCCATGGCAAGTTTGGAGGTTGGCTTTTCTCATGACATATTTGTTGAGATGGCAAATGAAGCAAGAAATCTAGTGCTCTTTACTGAGAAGGGACAG TTTGGGACACTGGCTCGAATGCTCCAAGTGGACCCACCCCCTAAAGCTGTAAAGGTCACTATGAGCAAGCGCATTCCTTTGGTGGGTGATGAGCTAAAGGCTTATGAAGAAGAACAGGAAcggataaaaaaagaaaaagcgcTAAAGGCTAGCCTTGTCAAAGAAGAGGAGCTGAAGGCTTCTCTTGGATCAATTGCAAAGGCTTCTGACCCAATGGTCATTGATGCAAGCTCATCTCGAAAATCTGCGAATG CTGGTTCACATTTTGGTGGGAACACTGATATTCTCATTGATGGATTTGTACCTCCTTCAACCAGTGTTGCTCCAATGTTTCCCTTTTTTGAAAACACTGCTGAATGGGATGACTTTGGTGAGGTCATCAACCCTGATGATTATATGATGAAACAAGAAGAAATGGATAATACTCTGATGCTT GGTCCTGGAGATGGTTTAGATGGTAAGATTGATGATGGCTCAGCACGGCTGCTTCTTGATTCAACACCCTCAGAAGTCATTTCCAATGAGATGACT GTTCAAGTGAAATGCTCATTGGTTTATATGGACTTTGAAGGTCGCTCTGATGGGCGTTCTGTAAAATCAGTTATTGCTCATGTGGCTCCATTGAAACTT ATTCTGGTGCATGGATCAGCGGAAGCAACTGAACATTTGAAAATGCATTGCGCAAAGAATTTAGACTTGCATGTTTATGCTCCTCAGATTGAGGAAACAATTGATGTAACATCAGATTTATGTGCTTATAAG GTCCAACTTTCAGAGAAGTTAATGAGTAACATCATTTCTAAGAAG GACCTCTCCCCCCAGCCTGATAACAACTCCTTTGATGCATGGTGGGCAAGCACAAATTCTGGTGttgatgaccagactaaaaaGGGTCTCAATTCCATCATCATTCTGGGAGCTTGGTCCATTTGGAATCACCGCAATTGCTGTGTGTTTGACGGGATTCAACCGAGCCTAAGTAGTGCTCTGGTTTCAGTAAAAGATGAGTTCCTCCTGTGGAGTTTGGCCGGAGCTCGGGGAATATCCAATCTCCTTGCTCTAGTGCCAGCCAATGCATGA